In Aquila chrysaetos chrysaetos chromosome 10, bAquChr1.4, whole genome shotgun sequence, the following proteins share a genomic window:
- the RFFL gene encoding E3 ubiquitin-protein ligase rififylin — MWASCCNWFCLDGSPEEMQPQPQQGARAQAYSNPGYSSYPSPTASEQSCKACGVHFDNSSRKHICLDCKKNFCTSCSNQPEGGPLLCHLCQRFRATAFQREELIKMKVKDLRDYLALREISTELCREKEDLVFLILGQQPVITQEDQIRTNPFNTSASGQQDFVILPPTSTASSTSHDESPVSADPISSSLAQEHQQANGYVPPSQVGVTGVENAAEAPTEEETQSTDSEDNLVQGRKASLSDLTSIGDINALSVRQLKEILARNFVNYKGCCEKWELLERVTRLYKEKDLQHLVSDTDDQTGGAGLPGMEDNLCKICMDAPIDCVLLECGHMVTCTKCGKRMSECPICRQYVIRAVHVFKS, encoded by the exons ATGTGGGCAAGCTGTTGTAATTGGTTTTGTCTGGATGGCTCACCCGAAGAGATGCAGCCGCAGCCGCAGCAGGGAGCCAGAGCCCAAGCCTATTCCAACCCCGGGTACAGCTCCTACCCGTCTCCCACTGCTTCTGAACAGAGCTGCAAAGCCTGTGGGGTGCACTTCGACAACTCCTCTAGGAAG CACATCTGCTTGGACTGTAAGAAGAATTTTTGTACGTCCTGCTCAAACCAGCCTGAAGGTGGTCCCCTTCTCTGCCACCTATGCCAGCGTTTCCGAGCCACAGCTTTTCAGCGGGAAGAGTTGATAAAGATGAAGGTGAAGGATCTGCGAGACTATTTGGCACTCCGTGAGATTTCCACAGAGTTGTGTCGTGAAAAGGAGGACCTGGTATTTCTGATTCTTGGCCAGCAGCCTGTAATTACCCAGGAAGATCAGATAAGAACAAATCCATTTAATACTAGTGCCTCTGGACAGCAAGACTTCGTGATTCTCCCGCCAACCAGCACAGCATCTTCTACCTCACATGACGAGTCTCCAGTGTCTGCAGATCCCATCTCAAGTTCACTAGCTCAGGAACATCAACAG gCAAATGGTTATGTGCCCCCAAGCCAAGTCGGTGTGACAGGAGTTGAGAATGCAGCAGAAGCACCAACAGAGGAGGAGACACAG TCTACTGACTCAGAAGATAACCTGGTACAGGGGAGAAAGGCTTCCCTTTCTGATCTAACAAGCATCGGAGATATCAATGCACTCTCTGTGCGACAGCTGAAGGAAATTCTTGCTCGCAACTTTGTCAACTACAAAGGCTGCTGTGAAAAGTGGGAGCTGCTAGAGAGGGTGACTCGTCTGTATAAAGAGAAAGACCTTCAACATCTAG TTTCTGACACTGACGATCAAACTG GTGGTGCTGGGCTCCCTGGCATGGAGGACAACCTCTGCAAAATCTGCATGGACGCACCCATTGACTGTGTCCTGCTAGAATGCGGCCACATGGTCACTTGCACCAAGTGTGGGAAGCGGATGAGCGAATGTCCCATATGCAGGCAGTACGTGATAAGGGCTGTCCATGTCTTTAAGTCCTAA
- the LIG3 gene encoding DNA ligase 3 isoform X2: MPTGSRTLSQAVRALGRGTGLFSPHTQFTDRNQGGGAGAFHFSLLLNTWLRQACTAAEDMAEQRYCVDYAKRGTAGCKKCKEKIVKGMVRIGKIVPNPFTESGGDMKEWYHVKCMFEKLEKARATTKKIEDITDLEGWEELQDGEKELINKHISEANSKAASTPKKKVIVQAKLTATGQLTTKDPLALIAPSPKKFSGFTAKPKNSEDISANFSHKSSLSAKKCDPKHKDCLLREFRKLCAMVAEKPSYNVKTQIIQDFLKKGSGGDGFHGDVYLTIKLLLPGVIKIVYNLNDKQIVKLFSRIFNCSQEEMVRDLEQGDVSETIRLFFEQSKSCPPAAKSLLTIQEVDDFLIQLSKLTKEDDQQSVLQHITRRCTGNDLKCIIRLIKHDLKMNAGAKHVLDALDPNAYEAFKASRNLQDVVERVLKNQQEAEKMPGLKRTLSVQASLMTPVQPMLAEACKSIEYAMKKCPNGMYAEIKYDGERVQVHKNGDHFSYFSRSLKPVLPHKVAHFKDFIPQAFPGGQSMILDSEVLLIDNKTGKPLPFGTLGVHKKAAFQDANVCLFVFDCIYFNDISLMDRPLCERRKFLHDNMVEIPNRILFSEMKHVTKASDLADMITRVIREGLEGLVLKDIKGNYEPGKRHWLKVKKDYLNEGAMADTADLVVLGAFYGQGSKGGMMSIFLMGCYDPKSEKWCTVTKCSGGHDDATLARLQTELDMVKISKDPSKIPRWLKINKIYYPDFIVPDPKKAPVWEITGAEFSKAEAHTADGISIRFPRCTRIRDDKDWQTATNLQQLKELYQLSKEKADFSVAAGEEDESTAGSSGENEGNSRSSTPHSTIKTPPSKSPAKAQKPEESKAVIGSPEKSEEKRGEKRKASEMDDNGKKTLLDIFTGVKLYLSPSVKDFDKIRRYFIAYDGDLVPEFDTASATHVIGDIDENPGAKRVSPNWIWECIRKRRLVAPC, encoded by the exons ATGCCCACAGGCAGCCGGACACTATCACAGGCTGTACGGGCACTCGGCAGGGGCACAGGACTTTTCTCTCCGCACACACAG TTCACAGACAGAAACCAGGGTGGCGGTGCTGGGGCTTTCCATTTCTCCCTGCTGTTGAACACTTGGCTTCGCCAGgcctgcacagcagcagaggacatGGCAGAGCAGAGGTATTGCGTAGACTATGCTAAGCGTGGCACGGCAGGCTGCAAGAAATGCAAGGAGAAGATTGTGAAAGGAATGGTGCGCATTGGAAAGATTGTTCCCAATCCTTTCACGGAGTCTGGCGGGGACATGAAGGAGTGGTACCATGTGAAGTGCATGTTTGAGAAGCTAGAGAAGGCCCGGGCCACCACGAAGAAAATTGAAGACATCACAGACTTGGAAGGATGGGAAGAACTACAAGATGGGGAGAAAGAATTAATCAACAAGCACATCTCAG AAGCTAATTCCAAGGCTGCAAGTACACCGAAGAAAAAAGTGATAGTCCAAGCCAAGCTCACTGCCACAGGACAACTAACTACGAAAGATCCATTAGCTCTCATCGCTCCATCACCAAAGAAGTTCTCTGGCTTCACAG CCAAGCCAAAGAATTCAGAAGATATCTCTGCAAACTTTTCCCACAAGTCTAGCCTATCTGCAAAAAAATGTGATCCGAAGCACAAAGACTGCTTGCTGCGAGAGTTCAGGAAGCTTTGTGCCATGGTTGCTGAAAAGCCTAGCTATAATGTGAAAACACAGATCATCCAGGATTTTCTGAAGAAGGGATCTGGAGGAG atggtTTTCATGGTGATGTATACCTGACCATTAAGCTGCTGTTACCAGGCGTCATTAAAATTGTTTACAACTTGAACGATAAGCAGATTGTAAAGCTGTTTAGTAGGATTTTTAACTGCAGCCAAGAAGAAATGGTCCGGGACCTGGAACAG GGAGATGTTTCCGAGACCATACGCCTGTTCTTTGAACAGAGCAAGTCTTGTCCTCCAGCAGCCAAAAGTCTCCTGACCATCCAAGAGGTAGATGATTTCCTCATCCAGCTATCAAAGCTTACTAAGGAAGACGACCAGCAAAGTGTGCTGCAACATATCACTCGCAG ATGTACGGGCAATGACCTGAAATGCATCATCAGGCTAATCAAGCATGACTTGAAAATGAATGCTGGAGCAAAGCATGT GTTGGATGCTTTGGATCCCAATGCTTACGAGGCGTTCAAAGCGTCACGCAACCTCCAGGATGTGGTAGAGCGAGTCCTGAAGAACCAGCAGGAGGCTGAGAAGATGCCAGGTCTGAAGCGAACCCTCAGTGTGCAGGCCTCTCTGATGACCCCGGTTCAGCCCATGCTG GCTGAAGCCTGCAAGTCAATTGAGTATGCCATGAAGAAGTGCCCAAATGGCATGTATGCAGAGATCAAATATGATGGCGAGCGGGTGCAGGTCCATAAAAATGGAGATCATTTCAGCTACTTCAGCAGAAGCCTCAAACCTGTCCTCCCACATAAA gtaGCCCATTTTAAGGACTTCATCCCCCAGGCTTTCCCTGGTGGGCAAAGTATGATCCTGGATTCAGAAGTTCTTCTGATTGACAACAAAACTGGCAAGCCACTTCCTTTTGGGACTCTTGGTGTGCACAag aaagctgctttccaagATGCCAACgtttgcttgtttgtgtttGACTGCATCTATTTCAATGACATCAGCCTGATGGACAG GCCTCTGTGTGAACGTCGTAAGTTTCTCCATGATAACATGGTTGAAATCCCTAACCGGATCCTCTTCTCGGAGATGAAGCATGTCACA aaagcttcagATCTGGCAGATATGATCACCCGAGTCATCCGTGAGGGACTGGAAGGACTGGTGTTGAAAGATATAAAG GGTAATTATGAACCGGGAAAACGACACTGgctgaaagtgaaaaaggaCTACTTAAATGAGGGTGCAATGGCTGACACAGCAGACCTAGTGGTGCTGGGAGCTTTCTATGGACAAGGCAGTAAAG GTGGGATGATGTCCATCTTCCTCATGGGCTGCTATGATCCCAAGAGTGAGAAGTGGTGCACTGTGACCAAGTGTTCCGGTGGCCATGATGATGCCACCTTGGCACGTCTGCAAACAGAGCTGGATATGGTGAAGATCAGCAAG GATCCTAGTAAAATTCCAAGGTGgctaaaaattaacaaaatctaCTACCCAGACTTCATTGTCCCAGATCCAAAG AAAGCCCCAGTGTGGGAGATCACAGGAGCTGAATTCTCTAAAGCTGAAGCCCACACTGCAGATGGGATCTCCATTCGCTTCCCTCGCTGCACCCGCATTCGAGATGACAAAGACTGGCAGACAGCCACCAACCTCCAGCAGCTTAAG GAGCTGTACCAACTCTCCAAAGAGAAGGCTGATTTCAGTGTagctgctggggaggaagaTGAGTCCACAGCTGGCAGCAGTGGAGAGAATGAGGGAAATTCCAGGTCTTCCACACCACACAGCACTATTAAAACTCCCCCAAGCAAGTCACCTGCAAAAGCCCAGAAGCCAGAAG aaagcaaagcagtCATTGGATCCCCTGAAAAATCAGAGGAGAAACGAGGAGAGAAGCGAAAAGCGTCTGAGATGGATGACAATGGAAAAAAG ACATTGCTGGACATATTCACTGGTGTGAAGCTGTACCTGTCGCCCTCTGTGAAGGACTTCGACAAAATCCGACGGTACTTTATAGCATATGATGGGGATCTTGTGCCAGAGTTTGACACAGCCTCAGCAACGCATGTTATAGGGGACATTGATGAGAATCCTGGTGCTAAGCGTGTGTCTCCCAACTGGATCTGGGAATGCATCCGGAAACGGAGACTGGTAGCCCCATGCTAG
- the LIG3 gene encoding DNA ligase 3 isoform X1, whose amino-acid sequence MPTGSRTLSQAVRALGRGTGLFSPHTQVSLPRPYLCCVGLPEASPSYWSQLLLRRVSLQFTDRNQGGGAGAFHFSLLLNTWLRQACTAAEDMAEQRYCVDYAKRGTAGCKKCKEKIVKGMVRIGKIVPNPFTESGGDMKEWYHVKCMFEKLEKARATTKKIEDITDLEGWEELQDGEKELINKHISEANSKAASTPKKKVIVQAKLTATGQLTTKDPLALIAPSPKKFSGFTAKPKNSEDISANFSHKSSLSAKKCDPKHKDCLLREFRKLCAMVAEKPSYNVKTQIIQDFLKKGSGGDGFHGDVYLTIKLLLPGVIKIVYNLNDKQIVKLFSRIFNCSQEEMVRDLEQGDVSETIRLFFEQSKSCPPAAKSLLTIQEVDDFLIQLSKLTKEDDQQSVLQHITRRCTGNDLKCIIRLIKHDLKMNAGAKHVLDALDPNAYEAFKASRNLQDVVERVLKNQQEAEKMPGLKRTLSVQASLMTPVQPMLAEACKSIEYAMKKCPNGMYAEIKYDGERVQVHKNGDHFSYFSRSLKPVLPHKVAHFKDFIPQAFPGGQSMILDSEVLLIDNKTGKPLPFGTLGVHKKAAFQDANVCLFVFDCIYFNDISLMDRPLCERRKFLHDNMVEIPNRILFSEMKHVTKASDLADMITRVIREGLEGLVLKDIKGNYEPGKRHWLKVKKDYLNEGAMADTADLVVLGAFYGQGSKGGMMSIFLMGCYDPKSEKWCTVTKCSGGHDDATLARLQTELDMVKISKDPSKIPRWLKINKIYYPDFIVPDPKKAPVWEITGAEFSKAEAHTADGISIRFPRCTRIRDDKDWQTATNLQQLKELYQLSKEKADFSVAAGEEDESTAGSSGENEGNSRSSTPHSTIKTPPSKSPAKAQKPEESKAVIGSPEKSEEKRGEKRKASEMDDNGKKTLLDIFTGVKLYLSPSVKDFDKIRRYFIAYDGDLVPEFDTASATHVIGDIDENPGAKRVSPNWIWECIRKRRLVAPC is encoded by the exons ATGCCCACAGGCAGCCGGACACTATCACAGGCTGTACGGGCACTCGGCAGGGGCACAGGACTTTTCTCTCCGCACACACAGGTTTCTCTGCCAAGACCCTACCTTTGCTGTGTTGGCCTCCCTGAGGCCAGCCCCAGTTACTGGTCCCAGCTGCTGTTACGGCGTGTATCTCTCCAGTTCACAGACAGAAACCAGGGTGGCGGTGCTGGGGCTTTCCATTTCTCCCTGCTGTTGAACACTTGGCTTCGCCAGgcctgcacagcagcagaggacatGGCAGAGCAGAGGTATTGCGTAGACTATGCTAAGCGTGGCACGGCAGGCTGCAAGAAATGCAAGGAGAAGATTGTGAAAGGAATGGTGCGCATTGGAAAGATTGTTCCCAATCCTTTCACGGAGTCTGGCGGGGACATGAAGGAGTGGTACCATGTGAAGTGCATGTTTGAGAAGCTAGAGAAGGCCCGGGCCACCACGAAGAAAATTGAAGACATCACAGACTTGGAAGGATGGGAAGAACTACAAGATGGGGAGAAAGAATTAATCAACAAGCACATCTCAG AAGCTAATTCCAAGGCTGCAAGTACACCGAAGAAAAAAGTGATAGTCCAAGCCAAGCTCACTGCCACAGGACAACTAACTACGAAAGATCCATTAGCTCTCATCGCTCCATCACCAAAGAAGTTCTCTGGCTTCACAG CCAAGCCAAAGAATTCAGAAGATATCTCTGCAAACTTTTCCCACAAGTCTAGCCTATCTGCAAAAAAATGTGATCCGAAGCACAAAGACTGCTTGCTGCGAGAGTTCAGGAAGCTTTGTGCCATGGTTGCTGAAAAGCCTAGCTATAATGTGAAAACACAGATCATCCAGGATTTTCTGAAGAAGGGATCTGGAGGAG atggtTTTCATGGTGATGTATACCTGACCATTAAGCTGCTGTTACCAGGCGTCATTAAAATTGTTTACAACTTGAACGATAAGCAGATTGTAAAGCTGTTTAGTAGGATTTTTAACTGCAGCCAAGAAGAAATGGTCCGGGACCTGGAACAG GGAGATGTTTCCGAGACCATACGCCTGTTCTTTGAACAGAGCAAGTCTTGTCCTCCAGCAGCCAAAAGTCTCCTGACCATCCAAGAGGTAGATGATTTCCTCATCCAGCTATCAAAGCTTACTAAGGAAGACGACCAGCAAAGTGTGCTGCAACATATCACTCGCAG ATGTACGGGCAATGACCTGAAATGCATCATCAGGCTAATCAAGCATGACTTGAAAATGAATGCTGGAGCAAAGCATGT GTTGGATGCTTTGGATCCCAATGCTTACGAGGCGTTCAAAGCGTCACGCAACCTCCAGGATGTGGTAGAGCGAGTCCTGAAGAACCAGCAGGAGGCTGAGAAGATGCCAGGTCTGAAGCGAACCCTCAGTGTGCAGGCCTCTCTGATGACCCCGGTTCAGCCCATGCTG GCTGAAGCCTGCAAGTCAATTGAGTATGCCATGAAGAAGTGCCCAAATGGCATGTATGCAGAGATCAAATATGATGGCGAGCGGGTGCAGGTCCATAAAAATGGAGATCATTTCAGCTACTTCAGCAGAAGCCTCAAACCTGTCCTCCCACATAAA gtaGCCCATTTTAAGGACTTCATCCCCCAGGCTTTCCCTGGTGGGCAAAGTATGATCCTGGATTCAGAAGTTCTTCTGATTGACAACAAAACTGGCAAGCCACTTCCTTTTGGGACTCTTGGTGTGCACAag aaagctgctttccaagATGCCAACgtttgcttgtttgtgtttGACTGCATCTATTTCAATGACATCAGCCTGATGGACAG GCCTCTGTGTGAACGTCGTAAGTTTCTCCATGATAACATGGTTGAAATCCCTAACCGGATCCTCTTCTCGGAGATGAAGCATGTCACA aaagcttcagATCTGGCAGATATGATCACCCGAGTCATCCGTGAGGGACTGGAAGGACTGGTGTTGAAAGATATAAAG GGTAATTATGAACCGGGAAAACGACACTGgctgaaagtgaaaaaggaCTACTTAAATGAGGGTGCAATGGCTGACACAGCAGACCTAGTGGTGCTGGGAGCTTTCTATGGACAAGGCAGTAAAG GTGGGATGATGTCCATCTTCCTCATGGGCTGCTATGATCCCAAGAGTGAGAAGTGGTGCACTGTGACCAAGTGTTCCGGTGGCCATGATGATGCCACCTTGGCACGTCTGCAAACAGAGCTGGATATGGTGAAGATCAGCAAG GATCCTAGTAAAATTCCAAGGTGgctaaaaattaacaaaatctaCTACCCAGACTTCATTGTCCCAGATCCAAAG AAAGCCCCAGTGTGGGAGATCACAGGAGCTGAATTCTCTAAAGCTGAAGCCCACACTGCAGATGGGATCTCCATTCGCTTCCCTCGCTGCACCCGCATTCGAGATGACAAAGACTGGCAGACAGCCACCAACCTCCAGCAGCTTAAG GAGCTGTACCAACTCTCCAAAGAGAAGGCTGATTTCAGTGTagctgctggggaggaagaTGAGTCCACAGCTGGCAGCAGTGGAGAGAATGAGGGAAATTCCAGGTCTTCCACACCACACAGCACTATTAAAACTCCCCCAAGCAAGTCACCTGCAAAAGCCCAGAAGCCAGAAG aaagcaaagcagtCATTGGATCCCCTGAAAAATCAGAGGAGAAACGAGGAGAGAAGCGAAAAGCGTCTGAGATGGATGACAATGGAAAAAAG ACATTGCTGGACATATTCACTGGTGTGAAGCTGTACCTGTCGCCCTCTGTGAAGGACTTCGACAAAATCCGACGGTACTTTATAGCATATGATGGGGATCTTGTGCCAGAGTTTGACACAGCCTCAGCAACGCATGTTATAGGGGACATTGATGAGAATCCTGGTGCTAAGCGTGTGTCTCCCAACTGGATCTGGGAATGCATCCGGAAACGGAGACTGGTAGCCCCATGCTAG